From Chryseobacterium shandongense, the proteins below share one genomic window:
- a CDS encoding alpha/beta fold hydrolase gives MNPVEKGYQKINGIEMYYEIYGSGKPLVLIHGGGGSILFDYEKVIERLENKFQLIGIDLQNHGRSGHRNIPETFEQDAHDIAALLKKINIYKASFWGFSNGGNTVMQVAHLYTEMVEKLIVASAFYKRSGMMDGFFESMNNATLDSMPESLKTNFLKLNPDFSALENMFDKDSKRMQTFEDWDENILKNISSPALFISGDKDVIKPEHTVEMWRLVKDSQLMILPATHGSYMMADFNGNTDEKLIDFTVNGAEKFLNN, from the coding sequence ATGAACCCAGTTGAAAAAGGCTACCAGAAAATCAATGGAATTGAGATGTATTATGAGATCTATGGTTCCGGAAAACCTTTGGTGCTGATTCATGGCGGAGGCGGTTCCATCCTATTTGATTATGAAAAGGTTATTGAAAGACTGGAAAATAAATTTCAGCTTATCGGAATTGATCTTCAGAATCACGGAAGATCAGGTCATCGCAATATTCCCGAAACTTTTGAACAGGATGCGCATGACATTGCCGCACTTCTGAAAAAGATTAATATATACAAAGCTTCATTTTGGGGATTCAGCAATGGCGGTAATACCGTGATGCAGGTCGCTCATCTGTATACTGAAATGGTAGAAAAGCTGATCGTTGCCTCCGCATTTTACAAAAGAAGCGGAATGATGGATGGTTTCTTCGAAAGCATGAACAATGCTACCCTCGATTCCATGCCCGAATCTCTGAAAACTAATTTTCTAAAACTCAATCCTGATTTTTCTGCGCTGGAAAATATGTTTGATAAAGACAGTAAAAGAATGCAGACCTTCGAAGACTGGGACGAAAATATATTAAAAAACATATCATCTCCAGCTTTATTTATTTCAGGCGATAAAGACGTCATTAAACCCGAACATACGGTGGAAATGTGGCGACTGGTGAAAGATTCGCAACTCATGATTCTTCCGGCAACGCATGGTTCTTATATGATGGCAGATTTCAATGGCAATACCGATGAAAAGCTTATCGACTTTACCGTAAACGGAGCAGAAAAGTTTTTAAACAATTAA
- the gldG gene encoding gliding motility-associated ABC transporter substrate-binding protein GldG gives MKKISFKSPLGILLFVIVPLVVILAVSGIRLDLTKEKRYTLSDNTIKVLESVNKPLVVDVYLEGDFPASFKQLQSETRFMLEEFRKINPKIDFKFIDPIKTKMSQDTLMAMGMQPSVLPDIKDGKVSQIMLFPYAVVKYNKKGVSIPLVVQQSGIDADQQLTKSIENLEYNLVSNIKNISANRRKKIGILINQDELSPTEFQGFMQLATESYDAGPIIPKNQTELTLADVPMLKQMSALVIAKPRKAFTDGEKVILDQYIMNGGKTLWMIDAVNAEMDTLMRSQKVMPFPVDINMTDFFFNYGIRINPALVKDVKKFALLRLVTGEVSGNPQYTSLPWPYFPLGIAENKNPITKNINPVKFEFPTSIDTLGGRKNIKTNVLFESSERTLLKQVPNYVDLKEISSVDSLGQMEKPSTPKIYAVALEGKFNSAYASRIERKSYPNFKNSSSENKMIVIADGDVGRNKVLKGEPLPLGVDLLTNEQFGNEQFLRNALDYLLDDSNLMELRNRNIEERLLDRQRITEEKSNWQWFNLLLPLAIIGILGGLFFWLRKKKFG, from the coding sequence ATGAAGAAGATATCATTTAAATCTCCGCTGGGAATTTTACTTTTCGTTATTGTACCGTTGGTCGTTATTCTCGCCGTTTCAGGCATCAGATTAGATTTAACCAAAGAAAAAAGATATACGCTTTCTGACAATACCATCAAAGTATTGGAATCGGTAAACAAACCGTTGGTCGTGGATGTTTACTTGGAAGGAGACTTCCCGGCCAGCTTTAAGCAGCTTCAGAGCGAAACGAGGTTCATGCTTGAAGAATTCAGGAAGATCAATCCTAAGATCGATTTTAAATTTATTGATCCCATCAAAACCAAAATGTCTCAGGATACACTGATGGCGATGGGAATGCAGCCTTCCGTACTTCCGGATATCAAAGACGGGAAAGTTTCGCAGATCATGCTGTTTCCGTATGCGGTGGTAAAGTACAACAAAAAGGGAGTTTCCATTCCTTTAGTGGTACAGCAGTCCGGAATTGATGCAGACCAGCAGTTAACAAAATCCATCGAAAATTTAGAATACAATCTGGTTTCCAATATCAAAAATATTTCGGCAAACAGAAGAAAAAAGATCGGGATTCTGATTAATCAGGATGAGCTGAGTCCTACCGAATTTCAGGGATTCATGCAGCTGGCTACCGAAAGTTATGATGCAGGGCCTATCATTCCTAAAAACCAGACGGAGCTTACTTTAGCGGATGTTCCGATGCTGAAGCAAATGAGTGCGCTTGTTATTGCTAAGCCCAGAAAAGCTTTTACTGATGGGGAAAAAGTGATCCTGGATCAATACATTATGAACGGTGGTAAAACATTGTGGATGATTGATGCAGTAAATGCAGAAATGGATACTCTGATGAGGTCTCAGAAAGTCATGCCCTTTCCGGTAGATATCAATATGACCGACTTTTTCTTTAATTACGGAATCAGGATCAACCCGGCTTTGGTGAAAGATGTAAAGAAATTTGCATTGTTGAGGCTGGTGACCGGAGAAGTAAGCGGAAATCCTCAGTACACCAGTCTTCCGTGGCCGTATTTTCCGTTGGGAATCGCAGAAAACAAGAATCCGATTACCAAAAATATCAATCCGGTGAAATTTGAATTCCCGACTTCCATTGATACGTTGGGCGGAAGAAAAAATATTAAAACAAATGTCCTTTTTGAATCCAGTGAAAGAACGCTGCTAAAACAGGTTCCGAATTATGTGGATTTAAAAGAAATTTCCAGTGTCGACAGTCTCGGGCAAATGGAAAAGCCAAGCACCCCGAAAATTTATGCAGTAGCGCTGGAAGGAAAGTTCAATTCAGCCTATGCTTCAAGGATTGAAAGAAAATCGTACCCGAATTTCAAAAATTCAAGCTCCGAAAATAAAATGATCGTGATCGCCGACGGAGATGTAGGCCGAAATAAGGTTTTGAAAGGAGAACCGCTTCCTTTAGGGGTAGATTTGCTCACCAACGAACAGTTTGGTAACGAACAGTTCCTGAGAAATGCCCTCGACTATCTTCTGGACGACAGCAATCTGATGGAGCTTAGAAACCGAAACATCGAAGAAAGGCTTCTGGACCGTCAAAGAATCACCGAAGAGAAAAGCAACTGGCAATGGTTTAATTTGCTGCTGCCGTTAGCAATCATCGGGATTTTAGGAGGATTGTTCTTCTGGCTGAGAAAGAAGAAGTTTGGATAA
- a CDS encoding helix-turn-helix domain-containing protein, which produces MKQTFRFNSISEFHAFCNLPNPEHPLISLIDYSKVQYPVNDTELKWIQNFYSVGLKRNINAKFNYGQQEYDFDSGVLCFVSPLQFLSLEMKPDVVVEPTGYLLLIHPDFLWGTSLIKKIKSYEFFSYQINEALFLSDKEEKVIVDLFRNIEKEYQNNTDKFTQELIVAQLELFLIYAERFYERQFFTRKKSSHELLEKFEEVLSEYFRSGNLLEKGIPSVKSIAEQLNISPNYLSSLLRIHTQQNTQQHIQNKLIDHAKERLSTTNLSVSEIAYELGFEHPQSFSKLFKQKVKQSPGEFRRVFN; this is translated from the coding sequence ATGAAACAGACTTTCAGATTTAATTCGATTTCAGAATTTCATGCATTTTGTAATCTTCCGAATCCGGAACATCCGTTGATCAGCCTTATTGATTACAGTAAAGTACAGTATCCGGTGAACGATACGGAACTGAAATGGATCCAGAATTTTTATTCGGTTGGACTGAAAAGGAATATCAACGCGAAATTCAATTACGGACAGCAGGAATACGATTTTGATTCCGGGGTGCTGTGCTTTGTTTCGCCGCTTCAGTTCCTGAGCCTTGAAATGAAACCTGATGTCGTGGTGGAACCGACAGGATATTTACTGCTCATTCACCCCGATTTTCTTTGGGGAACTTCGCTGATTAAAAAGATCAAGTCGTACGAATTTTTCAGCTACCAGATCAATGAAGCATTGTTTTTGTCGGATAAGGAGGAGAAGGTTATTGTTGATCTTTTCAGGAATATTGAAAAGGAATACCAAAATAACACGGATAAATTTACCCAGGAACTGATTGTTGCCCAGCTCGAATTGTTCCTGATCTACGCCGAGCGTTTTTATGAACGTCAGTTTTTTACGCGGAAAAAGTCCAGCCACGAATTGCTGGAGAAGTTTGAAGAAGTTCTTTCGGAGTATTTCCGCAGCGGAAACCTTCTGGAAAAAGGGATACCTTCGGTAAAATCCATTGCCGAACAATTGAATATTTCCCCGAATTACCTCAGCAGCCTGTTGCGGATTCACACGCAGCAAAACACACAGCAGCATATTCAGAATAAGCTGATCGATCACGCCAAAGAACGTTTGAGCACGACCAATTTATCCGTGAGTGAAATTGCGTATGAACTGGGTTTTGAGCATCCGCAGTCGTTCAGTAAATTGTTTAAGCAAAAGGTGAAGCAGTCGCCGGGGGAGTTTAGGAGGGTGTTTAATTGA
- a CDS encoding DinB family protein, with product MDTPTSKKLDIIIPAFRGHSQNFLMVLDGISEEDALKRIEGRTNHIIWMAGNFLDMRYALGSVLGIQEEFEFKDVFFQGKSLDESLTYPSLHQLKDAFHKISPLVYQKLLEASDEELDKAFPIGMNIDFFPETVLNFIGMCIGREDYLCGQIGLMRRILGYEGLKYEFDKDLKY from the coding sequence ATGGATACTCCAACATCAAAAAAATTAGACATTATCATTCCGGCGTTCCGAGGCCACAGTCAGAATTTCCTGATGGTACTGGACGGGATTTCCGAAGAAGACGCCCTTAAAAGAATAGAAGGCAGAACCAACCATATCATCTGGATGGCCGGAAACTTTTTGGATATGAGATATGCTTTAGGATCTGTTCTCGGAATTCAGGAAGAATTTGAATTTAAAGATGTTTTCTTTCAGGGAAAAAGTCTAGACGAAAGTCTTACTTATCCTTCTTTACACCAGTTAAAGGATGCTTTTCATAAAATTTCACCGCTTGTCTATCAGAAATTACTGGAAGCATCCGATGAAGAATTAGATAAAGCTTTTCCGATAGGAATGAACATCGACTTTTTCCCGGAAACGGTTCTGAATTTCATCGGAATGTGCATCGGAAGGGAAGATTATCTCTGCGGGCAAATAGGACTGATGCGAAGGATTCTTGGCTACGAAGGCTTAAAATATGAATTTGATAAAGATTTAAAATATTAA
- a CDS encoding Crp/Fnr family transcriptional regulator, protein MISKALEICYDFPFFLPEELQEIFNAHEKISFQKGDLILQEGKTANEYYILEKGLARSFVTDFNGNDVTTNFFVENEIIIEVSSLFHRIPTQENIVCITDCECWKFDFETFQELFHKIPNLREWGRAWMSQQLFIGKRRSVEMFTLSATKRYLNLLEQKPFVIQFAPLKQIASYLGITDTSLSRIRKELVSHPRKI, encoded by the coding sequence ATGATCAGTAAAGCTCTCGAAATATGCTACGATTTTCCGTTTTTCTTACCCGAAGAACTTCAGGAAATATTTAACGCCCATGAAAAAATTAGCTTTCAGAAAGGAGATCTTATCCTTCAGGAAGGTAAAACCGCCAATGAATATTACATTCTGGAAAAAGGTCTTGCGCGTTCATTTGTAACTGATTTCAATGGCAACGATGTCACCACCAATTTCTTTGTCGAAAACGAAATCATTATCGAGGTCTCTTCATTGTTTCATAGAATTCCTACTCAGGAAAATATTGTGTGCATCACCGACTGCGAATGTTGGAAATTCGATTTTGAAACCTTTCAGGAGCTCTTTCATAAAATCCCCAATCTCAGGGAATGGGGAAGAGCATGGATGTCACAGCAGCTGTTCATCGGCAAGCGGCGCTCCGTGGAGATGTTTACGCTATCCGCTACCAAACGCTACCTGAATCTTCTGGAACAAAAACCGTTCGTCATACAATTCGCACCATTAAAGCAGATCGCTTCCTACCTCGGTATTACAGACACTTCTTTAAGCCGGATCCGCAAGGAACTCGTTTCCCATCCAAGGAAAATATAA
- a CDS encoding VOC family protein, which produces MKINQIYVNLPVKNIQETKAFWTNLGFSVNEQISDERAVCIIMNDTISIMFLTEEFFETFSERPVPKGDTTQVLVAIGLDSREEVDQVVNAAVANGATQHEEPQDHGWMYQNSFWDINGHGWNVIFADPSQIPS; this is translated from the coding sequence ATGAAAATCAATCAGATTTATGTTAATCTTCCCGTAAAAAACATACAGGAAACAAAAGCATTCTGGACGAATCTGGGGTTCTCCGTGAATGAGCAGATTTCCGATGAAAGAGCAGTTTGTATCATCATGAACGATACGATTTCCATCATGTTTCTGACGGAAGAATTTTTCGAAACTTTTTCAGAAAGACCGGTTCCGAAAGGAGATACTACACAGGTATTGGTCGCCATCGGCTTAGACAGCCGTGAAGAAGTAGACCAAGTGGTGAATGCAGCAGTCGCCAACGGCGCAACACAGCATGAAGAGCCGCAGGATCATGGCTGGATGTATCAAAATTCTTTCTGGGACATCAATGGTCATGGCTGGAATGTCATCTTTGCAGACCCTTCTCAGATTCCATCATAA
- a CDS encoding CopD family protein, producing the protein MLYTIIKALHIIFMVSYFAGIFYLVRIFVYYKDTDEFAEEKKKILREQYTFMARRLWNIITVPAGVIMTVCGITMIFLNLGLMKTPWFHLKLTFLMGLAVYHYWCWKKVLQLKQLDGNTLGTANIKLRQANEIATFILFLVVFTVILKSQVIEYWWQLIAGFFVLVFLIMMTVKLVNKKKKK; encoded by the coding sequence ATGCTTTACACCATAATAAAAGCGCTTCATATTATCTTCATGGTAAGCTATTTTGCAGGGATCTTTTACCTTGTAAGAATCTTTGTTTACTATAAAGATACCGACGAATTTGCCGAAGAAAAAAAGAAAATTTTAAGAGAACAGTACACCTTCATGGCGCGCCGACTATGGAATATCATTACCGTTCCGGCAGGTGTAATTATGACTGTCTGCGGAATTACTATGATTTTTCTGAATTTAGGATTAATGAAAACGCCCTGGTTTCATCTTAAACTAACGTTTCTGATGGGTCTTGCAGTTTACCATTACTGGTGCTGGAAGAAAGTATTACAACTGAAACAACTTGACGGAAATACCTTGGGAACTGCCAATATCAAATTAAGACAGGCCAACGAAATCGCAACATTCATTTTGTTCCTTGTTGTATTCACCGTGATTTTAAAATCTCAGGTTATTGAATATTGGTGGCAATTAATCGCGGGATTTTTCGTTCTGGTATTTTTAATCATGATGACCGTGAAGCTGGTCAATAAAAAAAAGAAAAAGTAA
- a CDS encoding ABC transporter permease: MIAILKKELWSYFGNWSAWVIIAAFSLIATLFLFFFDNDSNIFEIGMASLQSYFVLVPWLLTFIIPALSMKTFAEEQQTGTLNWLFSQPLKVSDLVFGKFLSVWIVGILCLIPSLIYLYTVYVLGVPTGNIDLGMTFGSYIGLIILIAAFSGVGILASSLSQNQIMAYLLGVFMCFIMYFGIEQLASYKLLGGADFILQNVGFYQHFLGFTRGLIDFKDVAYFVLIIGVTLVLSNHFINKKK; encoded by the coding sequence ATGATTGCAATTTTAAAAAAAGAACTTTGGAGTTACTTCGGAAACTGGAGCGCATGGGTGATAATTGCAGCTTTCAGTCTGATCGCAACGCTGTTTCTGTTTTTTTTCGACAACGATTCCAATATTTTTGAGATCGGAATGGCTTCTTTACAAAGTTATTTTGTACTGGTTCCATGGCTGTTAACGTTCATCATTCCGGCGCTTTCCATGAAAACCTTTGCAGAAGAACAGCAGACCGGAACACTGAACTGGCTCTTTTCCCAACCTTTAAAAGTTTCGGATCTGGTATTCGGGAAATTCTTATCCGTGTGGATTGTCGGTATTTTATGCCTTATCCCTTCATTGATTTATCTTTACACCGTTTATGTATTGGGCGTTCCGACCGGAAACATTGATCTGGGAATGACCTTCGGAAGTTATATAGGATTAATTATTTTAATTGCGGCATTTTCAGGAGTAGGAATATTGGCTTCGTCACTTTCCCAGAACCAGATCATGGCTTATCTGTTAGGCGTTTTCATGTGTTTCATCATGTATTTCGGGATCGAGCAATTGGCAAGTTATAAATTGCTTGGCGGTGCAGATTTTATTTTGCAGAATGTAGGTTTTTACCAGCATTTCCTTGGCTTTACAAGAGGGCTTATCGATTTTAAGGATGTTGCCTATTTTGTATTGATTATCGGTGTCACATTAGTTTTGTCCAATCATTTTATTAATAAAAAGAAGTAG
- a CDS encoding M1 family aminopeptidase, whose translation MRKFCFLLLGIFTVQELCAQKNIDNIEKKGFIAKEMKSFANKMAAGNTNPNTLNYDLQYQRMDVTVNPAVYSIAGSVTSHFKPNQNMSSIYFDLDDQMTVSQVSYHGNNLNFQQLSTKEVKIDFASPINANVLDSLTITYSGAPSTSNNAFFNGTQGGTAVLSTLSEPYGAQDWFPTKQSLNDKIEKFDIKVTTPSQYSVAGNGKLMSETNLGNGQKRTFWRTQYPTAAYLIAFSITNFIKLNDTMGNPPFPFVNYIFPSTSTNTTSMSNIDWTKTVMDTFETYFGPYPFRNEKYGHMEFQAGGGMEHQTMSSMGGWSRGLIAHELAHQWFGDKVTCGAWNDIWLNEGFATYGEHLANEKLLMNNTDFLNYLLGQKNYITSATGGSVYVADANLGSVGTIFNGRLSYAKGGYVVRMIKWILGDTAFYQAIKEYHSRPALAYSYVRTQDLNASLLTSTGKDFTEFFNDWIYGQGYPTYDIRWKQVGNSLTIRASQTQSSPTVSFFEMPLPIKVNGTGGQVVYLTLNNTTNNEYFTQSIAFPIASVEFNYEYQILEKNSTVVQDNSLATAESVKDEFALYPNPAKNEINIKGIDRPAEFMIYFIDGKLVRKGIYQPGKPINTSEFVPGTYIIKINDRNVKFLKK comes from the coding sequence ATGAGAAAATTCTGTTTTTTATTACTGGGCATCTTTACAGTACAGGAGTTGTGCGCTCAGAAAAACATAGACAATATTGAAAAAAAGGGATTCATTGCGAAAGAAATGAAGTCTTTCGCAAATAAGATGGCAGCTGGAAATACAAATCCGAATACCCTGAACTATGATCTGCAGTATCAGAGAATGGATGTTACTGTAAATCCTGCTGTGTACAGTATTGCAGGCTCTGTGACCTCTCATTTTAAACCGAATCAGAATATGAGCAGTATCTATTTTGATCTCGACGATCAGATGACGGTTTCTCAGGTTTCCTATCACGGGAACAATCTAAATTTTCAGCAGCTTTCCACAAAAGAAGTAAAAATTGATTTTGCTTCTCCGATTAATGCCAATGTGCTGGATTCTCTTACCATTACTTATTCTGGTGCACCTTCAACTTCAAACAATGCTTTTTTTAACGGAACTCAGGGCGGAACCGCAGTCTTATCGACACTGAGCGAACCTTATGGCGCTCAAGACTGGTTTCCAACCAAACAGAGTCTGAATGATAAAATTGAAAAGTTCGATATAAAGGTTACAACGCCTTCCCAGTACAGTGTGGCGGGCAACGGTAAATTGATGTCTGAAACCAATCTCGGAAACGGACAGAAACGTACCTTTTGGAGAACACAATATCCTACCGCTGCATATCTTATAGCATTCTCAATTACTAATTTTATTAAATTAAATGACACAATGGGAAATCCGCCTTTCCCGTTCGTAAATTATATATTTCCGTCTACTTCTACCAATACGACAAGTATGAGTAATATTGACTGGACAAAGACGGTGATGGATACTTTTGAAACGTATTTTGGGCCTTATCCTTTCCGGAACGAAAAATACGGACATATGGAATTCCAGGCAGGCGGCGGAATGGAGCATCAGACCATGTCTTCAATGGGTGGCTGGTCCAGGGGATTAATTGCCCATGAGCTTGCTCACCAATGGTTTGGAGATAAAGTTACCTGCGGTGCATGGAACGATATCTGGCTCAACGAAGGATTTGCAACCTACGGAGAACATTTGGCCAACGAAAAACTGCTGATGAACAACACAGATTTCTTAAATTATTTGCTGGGCCAAAAGAACTATATTACAAGCGCAACAGGCGGAAGCGTATATGTTGCCGATGCTAATCTCGGAAGTGTAGGAACTATTTTCAACGGGAGATTGTCGTATGCAAAAGGAGGATATGTGGTAAGAATGATTAAATGGATTCTTGGAGACACCGCTTTTTATCAGGCTATTAAAGAATATCATTCAAGGCCGGCACTTGCATACAGTTATGTAAGAACGCAGGATCTCAACGCTTCTTTATTGACTTCAACCGGAAAAGATTTTACAGAATTTTTCAACGACTGGATTTACGGACAAGGATATCCAACTTATGATATCCGTTGGAAACAGGTGGGGAATAGTTTAACAATAAGAGCTTCACAAACACAAAGCAGCCCTACAGTGAGCTTTTTTGAAATGCCTCTTCCCATAAAAGTAAACGGAACCGGTGGCCAGGTTGTTTATCTTACATTGAATAATACGACCAATAATGAATACTTCACACAATCTATAGCGTTCCCGATAGCCAGTGTAGAATTTAACTATGAATACCAGATTCTGGAAAAAAATTCAACGGTGGTGCAGGATAATTCATTGGCCACTGCAGAATCTGTTAAAGACGAATTTGCACTATACCCGAATCCTGCTAAAAATGAAATCAATATCAAAGGTATAGACAGACCTGCGGAATTTATGATTTATTTCATAGACGGAAAACTCGTAAGAAAAGGCATTTATCAGCCAGGAAAACCAATCAATACATCAGAATTTGTTCCCGGAACTTATATTATTAAAATCAATGATAGGAATGTGAAATTTTTAAAGAAGTAA
- the kbl gene encoding glycine C-acetyltransferase, with translation MISKKYLENLQNELQNIENDGLYKRERIITSQQSAEIEANGKKLLNFCANNYLGLSNHPEVMKASQEMIESHGYGMSSVRFICGTQDIHKQLEQKIADFLGLEDTILYAACFDANGGVFEPLFTEEDAIISDELNHASIIDGVRLCKAARYRYKNNNMEDLEAQLIAASEKNHRFKIIVTDGVFSMDGIVADLKGVCDLADKYDALVMVDDSHATGFIGKTGRGTHEANEVMGRVDIITSTLGKALGGALGGFTSGKKEIIDMLRQRSRPYLFSNSLAPGIVGAALKVLDMISEDTSLRDKVMENAEYFRAEMKSKGFDIPDGDAAIVPVMLYDAPLAQKMAEKLMNEGIYVIGFFYPVVPKGKARIRVQLSAAHTREHLDKAIAAFEKVGKELGVIS, from the coding sequence ATGATCTCTAAAAAGTATCTTGAAAATCTACAGAATGAACTGCAAAATATTGAAAACGACGGACTTTATAAAAGAGAAAGAATAATAACTTCTCAGCAGAGTGCGGAAATAGAAGCCAACGGAAAAAAGCTGCTGAACTTCTGTGCCAACAATTATCTGGGATTATCCAACCATCCGGAAGTAATGAAAGCTTCTCAGGAGATGATTGAATCCCACGGTTACGGAATGTCATCCGTTCGTTTCATCTGCGGAACTCAGGATATTCATAAGCAGCTCGAGCAGAAGATTGCCGATTTCTTAGGTCTTGAAGATACAATTCTTTATGCCGCGTGTTTTGATGCCAACGGAGGAGTTTTTGAACCATTGTTTACTGAAGAAGATGCGATCATTTCTGATGAGCTGAACCACGCTTCCATTATTGACGGGGTACGTCTTTGCAAGGCCGCAAGATACCGTTACAAAAACAACAATATGGAAGATCTCGAAGCACAACTAATTGCTGCTTCCGAAAAAAATCACCGTTTTAAAATCATCGTTACCGATGGTGTTTTTTCAATGGATGGGATTGTTGCCGATTTGAAAGGTGTTTGTGATTTAGCCGATAAATATGATGCTTTGGTGATGGTTGATGATTCTCATGCAACAGGTTTCATCGGAAAAACAGGCCGTGGAACGCACGAAGCCAACGAAGTAATGGGTAGAGTAGACATCATTACTTCCACCTTAGGAAAAGCGTTGGGAGGTGCTTTGGGAGGATTTACTTCAGGAAAAAAAGAGATCATCGATATGCTGAGACAGCGTTCAAGACCATATTTATTCTCCAATTCACTTGCTCCGGGAATCGTAGGGGCAGCCTTGAAAGTGTTGGATATGATCTCCGAAGACACTTCTTTGCGTGATAAAGTAATGGAAAATGCGGAATACTTCAGGGCAGAAATGAAATCCAAAGGTTTCGATATTCCTGACGGTGATGCGGCGATTGTTCCGGTAATGCTTTATGATGCTCCTTTAGCCCAGAAAATGGCAGAAAAATTAATGAATGAAGGAATTTATGTGATCGGTTTCTTCTATCCGGTAGTGCCGAAAGGAAAAGCGAGAATCAGGGTACAGCTTTCTGCAGCTCATACAAGAGAGCATTTGGATAAAGCGATTGCAGCTTTTGAAAAAGTCGGAAAAGAACTAGGTGTGATTTCTTAA